CTTGAGCCAAACGCAAACCGGCTCCTCCCAATTTTATTTTCATTGCGCCCGGTTCGTCACTCTCAATATAAATCATTTCTCCATCAACAGGTCTGGCTCCTTCGGCAATTACAATATTAGCAAAATCGTGTCCTCTATCAACCCGTTCATTGATGGCTTGCATAATGTTATTGATATTATAAGGAATTTCCGGAATGAGGCAAACCTCTGCCCCACCTGCAATTGCAGAATGGAGAGCAATCCATCCGGCAAAACGGCCCATAACTTCCAAAATTAAAATACGATGATGGCTGGCTGCAGTAGTAACAAGTTTATCCACAGCATCGGTAGCAATATCCACTGCGGTTTGAAAACCAAAGGTAAAATCCGTAGCGGAAAGATCGTTATCAATAGTTTTGGGAACTCCGATAACCGGACAACCCAATTCAAAAAGCTGTTGAGAAATGCGTTGTGATCCATCTCCTCCGATATTGATTAGTGCTTCAATATTTTGGTAACGAAGGCGTTCTAAAAAATCTTGGGAGCGATCTACGGTAGTCCAGGTTCCGTCAGAATTTTTTATAGGCCAGTTAAAAGGACCGCCTATATTGGTAGTTCCGATTATTGTTCCCCCCTGAACATGAATTCCGACAACTCTTTCAGGAGTTAGTTCCACAATATGCATCGGGTCTCGTAAAACGCCATTGAAGGCATCAATGCTTCCTAAGACCTCCCAATTATGTTCCAGAGACGCTCTTTTTACGATAGCTCTAATAACAGCATTGAGTCCAGGACAATCACCTCCGCCGGTTGCAACAAGTAGTCGTTTTTTCATAATTCCGCCTTTTTTTCAGGAAACACCCAAACCAGGTTTGAGGTATTTTCGGTTGATTATATATCCCTTTTAATCAATACTCTGTAGCCGGAAAGTTCTTTAAAGCCGAATTTTTCGTAAAGATGCCAGGCAGCGGGATTATTTACATTTACTTCCAGTTTTAGTTGATAGCCAATTTCGTTTGCCAGGGCAATACATTCTTCCATAAGCTTAGTTCCAATACCTTGATTTTGTTTTTCGGGTAGAACAGCCATGTGATGAATGTAAAGACGGCGGGAATCATTAGTTATCCATACAGTTCCAACAACATTTTCATCCTCTTCCGCTAAAATTAATACTCCTGTTTCGCTCAGATTATCTTGCACGGTTTTTAAGGAATCTTTACGCTCCGGATTGCTGATTCCTGTTCTCTCCCAAAGCCGGGAGACCTGCAGAAAAAGTTCGTCATTTAGCTGTTT
The Candidatus Cloacimonas sp. genome window above contains:
- a CDS encoding ATP-dependent 6-phosphofructokinase, translated to MKKRLLVATGGGDCPGLNAVIRAIVKRASLEHNWEVLGSIDAFNGVLRDPMHIVELTPERVVGIHVQGGTIIGTTNIGGPFNWPIKNSDGTWTTVDRSQDFLERLRYQNIEALINIGGDGSQRISQQLFELGCPVIGVPKTIDNDLSATDFTFGFQTAVDIATDAVDKLVTTAASHHRILILEVMGRFAGWIALHSAIAGGAEVCLIPEIPYNINNIMQAINERVDRGHDFANIVIAEGARPVDGEMIYIESDEPGAMKIKLGGAGLRLAQELKNAGCTIDIRVTILGHLQRGGTPNAFDRILASQFGVKAVELVLEEKWGSMVAYRHPDIVAVPLTEAIEKYNYIDVNSDLVATARGLGISLGD
- a CDS encoding GNAT family N-acetyltransferase, with translation MITVKRTKQLNDELFLQVSRLWERTGISNPERKDSLKTVQDNLSETGVLILAEEDENVVGTVWITNDSRRLYIHHMAVLPEKQNQGIGTKLMEECIALANEIGYQLKLEVNVNNPAAWHLYEKFGFKELSGYRVLIKRDI